The Takifugu rubripes chromosome 7, fTakRub1.2, whole genome shotgun sequence genome has a segment encoding these proteins:
- the cacng6b gene encoding voltage-dependent calcium channel gamma-6 subunit, with protein MWSNFFVQQDEEGHIGIAGTGQAGGLGAMKGGRGQRRTHKMSDSLEGKIKLAFFLSIIGVTLSVLGMGTEFWAELAQPKNSSGNQTCQMAHYGLWKGCIRTLWVADVDPERTSCGPAELPGESNCTYFKFFTSGENAVIFKKTTHNTLNLAAAILALLSLTMMAMGSICIAMALNKGVAFFLKPASFCFILSGVLVLLSVLVFHQSVLALLSTDHSVPVHHQLSWSVACVGSAGGILMLGGFLFILLSLPFSPWQKCLPHKNSAT; from the exons ATGTGGTCGAATTTTTTCgtgcagcaggatgaggagggtcACATTGGCATAGCGGGGACTGGCCAAGCCGGGGGTTTGGGTGCGATGAAAGGGGGAAGGGGCCAGAGGAGGACCCACAAGATGAGTGACAGCCTGGAGGGGAAGATCAAGCTGGCCTTCTTTTTGTCGATCATTGGCGTGACCCTGTCGGTGTTGGGCATGGGGACGGAGTTTTGGGCAGAGCTGGCCCAACCCAAGAATTCCAGTGGCAACCAGACCTGTCAGATGGCCCATTATGGCCTGTGGAAGGGCTGCATCCGCACCCTATGGGTGGCCGACGTGGACCCAGAGAGGACAAGCTGCGGCCCCGCTGAACTTCCTGGAG AATCCAACTGCACCTACTTCAAGTTCTTCACCTCTGGGGAGAACGCAGTCATATTCAAGAAGACAACCCATAACA CTCTGAATTTAGCCGCAGCCATTCTGGCGCTTCTGAGCCTGACCATGATGGCGATGGGCTCCATCTGCATCGCCATGGCGCTGAATAAAGGCGTGGCCTTCTTCCTTAAACCGGCCTCCTTCTGCTTCATTCTGTCAG GTGTGCtggtcctcctgtctgtcctggtCTTCCACCAGTCCGTCCTGGCCCTGCTGTCCACTGACCACTCCGTCCCCGTGCACCACCAGCTCTCCTGGTCTGTGGCCTGCGTGGGCTCGGCTGGAGGAATTCTAATGCTCGGCggattcctcttcatcctcctctccctccccttcagcCCCTGGCAGAAATGCCTGCCGCACAAGAACAGCGCCACCTAG
- the cacng8b gene encoding voltage-dependent calcium channel gamma-4 subunit has product MVCEKGIQILLTTVGAFAAFGLMTVAIGTDYWLYSRAVICNSTANVSQDDPHNKDKKDPGALTHSGLWRICCLEGVKRGVCSQINHFPEDADFDHDGAEYVLRVVRASNIFPILSAILLLMGGVCIAASRFYKSKRNIILGAGILFVAAGLSNIIGVIVYISAALGDISPKKDEDKKWQYSYGWSFYFGGLSFIMAEMVGVLAVNIYIEKNKELRCRSRTDIFKSTTHAMLRLPSYRFRRRSRSSSRSTDPSRSRDPSPVGGGGGKNFGMPPSALLSQGPISVSTLPNPHSRSHTALAGGDISLYTLSRDPKLGGLPPMYGTVDRATLYQLHNCFPKDGGGVGGVMLSGTLPSLKSHNPSNSSNSNVPMPNSVGPGPPPFTSSTMDRDRGMGTLDRLKGDRESNSNTLNRKTTPV; this is encoded by the exons ATGGTGTGTGAGAAGGGGATCCAGATCCTCCTCACCACCGTGGGGGCGTTCGCCGCCTTCGGCCTGATGACGGTGGCGATAGGGACGGATTACTGGCTCTACTCCCGAGCTGTCATCTGCAACAGCACGGCCAACGTCAGCCAGGACGATCCCCACAACAAGGACAAGAAGGATCCCGGGGCCCTCACCCACTCTGGGCTCTGGAGGATATGCTGTCTGGAAG GAGTGAAGAGAGGAGTGTGTTCTCAGATCAACCACTTCCCAGAAGACGCGGACTTCGACCACGACGGGGCCGAGTACGTCCTGC GAGTCGTCAGGGCGTCCAATATCTTCCCGATCCTCAGCgccatcctgctgctgatgggaggGGTTTGCATCGCTGCGAGCCGCTTCTACAAGAGCAAACGCAACATCATCCTGGGAGCAGGAATCCTATTTGTGGCAGCAG GTCTGAGTAACATAATTGGTGTGATCGTGTACATCTCGGCGGCGCTGGGGGACATCTCTCCGAAGAAGGACGAGGACAAGAAGTGGCAGTACTCTTACGGCTGGTCTTTTTACTTTGGGGGGCTGTCCTTCATCATGGCCGAGATGGTGGGGGTCCTGGCCGTCAACATCTACATCGAGAAGAACAAGGAGCTCCGGTGCCGCTCGCGCACCGACATCTTCAAGAGCACCACGCACGCCATGCTACGCTTGCCCAGCTACCGCTTCCGCCGCCGCTCCCGCTCGTCGTCCCGCTCCACCGACCCCTCCCGCTCCCGAGACCCCTCGCCTGTAGGGGGCGGCGGGGGCAAGAACTTTGGCATGCCCCCGTCTGCGCTGCTCTCCCAGGGTCCCATCTCAGTGTCCACTTTACCCAACCCCCATTCGCGCTCCCACACGGCCCTGGCTGGAGGCGACATCTCGCTCTACACCCTGTCCCGCGACCCCAAACTGGGGGGGCTGCCGCCCATGTATGGAACTGTGGACAGGGCCACCCTTTATCAGCTCCACAACTGCTTCCCAAAGGATGGAGGCGGAGTGGGAGGAGTCATGCTGAGTGGCACGCTGCCCTCCCTTAAGTCCCACAATCCATCCAATTCTTCCAACTCCAACGTGCCAATGCCCAACTCGGTGGGGCCCGGCCCGCCGCCCTTCACCTCGTCCACCATGGACAGGGATCGGGGGATGGGGACTCTGGACAGGctgaagggagacagagagagcaacTCGAACACCCTCAATCGGAAGACCACCCCTGTGTAG